The nucleotide sequence ATTTCCATGAAGCTCGATAAGGATTTTTGAGCCCGCGATGCGGTGAAGATTATCAATGTTCTGGGTGATGAGGGTGAAATCCTCGGCCCGCGCCTCAATCGCGGCGATGGCATGGTGGCCGGGGTTCGGCTGTAGAGGAGCGAGCATTTCCCGCCGGTAATTATAAAACTCCCACACGAGTTTTGGGTCTCGCTCAAAAGCCTCAGGCGTTGCGAGGTCAGTTGCCTTGAAATTTCGCCACAAGCCCCCCGCACCACGAAAGGTGGGCACTCCGCTCTCGGCGCTCACGCCTGCGCCCGTGAGGACAGTTATCGAACGGGCGGATTGCAGCGCGGTGATGGCATCGCGGGAAAACATCGGGGTCTCTTATGGGCGGTAACGTGCGGTGACGGACGTTGAATGGTCAAGCCGAGAATATCCATCCAGCGCCTGTGAGGCAAATCCCGCCTTCCATTGACAGTAAATCAGCGAGGCCATAGGTTTGGTCGTCTCTATATTAAATATTAATTTTGCCAGCTAGGAGAATTTTGATGGCTCGCACCGGATCAAGAGCGCTTTTGGACGCCCTAAGGGAGAATGAGGCGGAATATATTTTCGGGATTCCCGGCACGCTTACCCTGCCTTTTTATGACGCACTGATCGATTTTCCCGTGAAACCCGTCATTACGCGCCACGAGCAGGGGGCGGGTTTCGGGGCCGACGCCTATGCGAAGGTCTCTGGAAAGCCGGGTGTCATCTTTACGGTGCCCGGGCCAGGGGGCACGAATCTGGCCACAGCGCTTCAGTCGGCATATGAGGACTCTGTGCCCGTAGTGGCGATTACCTCGGCGCTGGCCGACAACATGCGCAACAAGAGTGCGATTCACGATGTGGACATGGAGAACGCGCTCAAATCTTGTGTGAAAAAAGTACTCGTCCCCGATTCGGTGGCGGGAATCCCGCCGGCGGTGGACGCTGCTTTCAAGTGGGCGGTGGCGGGAAGACCGGGGCCGGTTCAGGTTGTGGTGAAGTCGAATCTTTTGCGGGCCGAGGAGGAGCGTGTGCTTCGGGCGCCTGAGTTCCCGCTACCCGAGGCGCCGCCAGCGCTTGATGAGGCCGCACTCGACAAGGCTGCCGAGATGCTTCTGGCGGCAAAGCGCCCCGTCATCTATGCCGGATTCGGGGTTGAGGTTTCGGGTTGTGGTCGCCAGCTACAGCTTTTGGCCTCAAAACTTGGCGCACCTATCGTCACCTCAATTAAGGGCAGGGGATTTTTGTCGGAAAAAGATCCGCTCTGCTTTGGGGTGGCAACTTTTGAGGGATGCGAGGACATGCTCTCCGATGCGGATTTGTGCCTTGCCGTGGGCACTGGATTTGGGCAATTCGCCACCCTTTATTACCGTGTGCCGATTCCAGAAAATCTTATCCAGATCGATATCGACCCGGCTCGCCTGGGGAGAAACTATCCGGCGAAGCTGGGCATCGAGGCCGATGCGCTTGAGGCCATTGAGCGCATATTGAAACGATTTGAAGGCACGCCCGAGCTTCCGCCGGGCGAGGGCCATTTTCGCGCCCGCACCTCGAAATCGGTTTACGCCGAGCGCCTCCAGGCCTACATGGATAAACCGGCGAGCCCGCCCTTCGATGGACTGTTTGTCATGAAAACCATTCGCGACGCTTTTCCCCCGGATACGATTTTCATCTCGGACAGCTCGGCCACCCAGAGCTGGCTCATGGAGCAGGCCTTCGAGATTCATCGTCCACGGAGCGTCCTGCTCTCGGAGGCCTATCAATCGATGGGCTACGCGGTTCCTGCGGCCTATGGCGCCAAGATTGGGGCCCCCGAGCGCACCGTCTGCACCATCGTCGGGGACGGCAGCTTCATGATGTCGTGCGGTGAGCTTGCAACAGCCGTTTCTCTGGGGATCGACATTACCTACATCATATTCAACGATGGGGTCTATGGCGCGCTGCGCCACTCACAAAAATATGTATACGGCGAGCGCTATATTGGCACCGACATAAACAGTCCCGACTTCAAGACACTGGCCGAGGCATTTGGCGCCGTGGGACACAAGGTCGAATCAGGAGCCGAGTTTGCCGAGGCGCTTCGTGAGTCTCAGAGCGCGGGCGGGGTTCACGTCGTCGATTGTCCGATAGACAAAAACTCGCTCTCCTCGCGCTGGCAGCGCACGGTAAAAACATTCGCCGCCGATCCTCTCTCAACAGAGCAGCCATCGAGATAGAGGATGAAGAGGCGTCTACTGATTGTTCTTGACGGGAAGCTTGCTCACGGATAGCCGCACTTCGGGGGGCGAGCCCTTGAGGGAGTGGTAAAGCAAAATAAATGTGTCGCTACGCGTCTCGATACGCCAAATCTGTCCGGGCGACATTACCCGGCTGGTGTTTCGAGTCTCTCCCGCCTCAAGCTCGGCAACTCTGATGCGCGCGCGCTCCCCGTCCAACCGGGCAAGGGTGACGAACAGCCTCGCTGGCACGATTTCAACAGCCAAGCCGGGCGTGAAGAGGCGCTCTTGAATCGAGAGGGCGGGCACTGGTTTTGATGGTTTTTTTTGGGGTAGTGTTTTAAGGCGCTCGTGAAGCGAGGCGGCCTGCTTTTCTAGCTTAGTGTTCGAGGCGCGAAGCTTTAGGCTGGCCTTGGCTAGCTGCTGAATTTCTCCTCGCAGGAGCGCAATTTTTTTTGCCTGCCTGCCTCCCGTCGTGACTACCACAGCGCCAGCCAAAATTGCCACTGCCGCCGCCGCCCCCAGGGTCCAGGTGATGAGCACGCGCCGCGAGTAGTAAACGGTGGGAGATTTTCGTGAATCCATCATTACTCCGTTAAACGAAAAAGGACTGATGGGGCCCAAGAGTAGAGTTACGCTACTTGAATTTTGAGGCCCGTATTCTTTTTCTTTCCTCGCCCGAATAATAGCGCACCCACCGGCCAAGGGAAGGCTTGGGCCAGTCGGAGGAGGCCGCGTATCGTTCGATGCGCCCGCCCTGGCCCAGTGCTCTGCCGCTCGTCGAGGCGCGCGCCATTCCCCCGCGCCAGGGTCTGTAGACTCCCAGTGCGCGCTGCCGCCTCTTGATGTGCTGCCACTGCTCATAGGGCAGGCGGCGCGTGCTCTGGGGCGATGCAATGACGGCGAACGGGCGAACGCGCTCAAGCCAATCCAACACTTTTTCTTCTCGCAGCATGCGCTCGGGGGCCCTGACCAGATCGAATTTTCCTTTTGGCAGGCTCCGGGGCTTAAAGCGGTGCCTGTTGCGCTGCGCCCCGTAGCGGCTGCCGCCCGAGAGGAGGAGCCAGCGCGCCCCGCCATGCTCAAGGAGGAATTGAGAGTGTCCCTCCCAACGGCTGAACGAGAGGCGGGTGCCTCGCGATTCGGTTTTCCAAAGGAGACCGGTACGGCCATTCCCGGCGGCTGGGATAATTTCGGCCCCCTCGTTTCCGGGAGCACGGGTGAGGATGCTTCCTCGTTTATCAATCTCAATGACGCGCCTTAGACGCATAGCGGTTTGAAGCTCCCGCTGGGCAGAGTCATATTCGCCCGAGCGTGCCAATAAAATGAGTGCCTCCCAGCTCCGCTCCCCCTCGTTTCTGAGCAGGGGCGCAAGCACATTTCGCCAAGTGTCGAACTTTGCGCGGCTTTGCCGCCCTGCGTCGATGGCGTATCCCCTGCCGTCCGGTAGGCGAAGGAAAAAAATATTTTTTCGGCCAACATCCGGCAAAAGCAGCGCCGATTGACCATTCGGCGTGGCCATAGAGGGGCTCCAGGGGAGGGCGATGAAAATGATAGAGGCCGCCACCACCGCCCATCCCGCTTTTCTCCCCGCTGCCCTGCGCACCCCAAGCGCGGCTGCCAGAGCGCATAGAAATAGGGCCATCTGAAGGGCATGAGGCCGGGCAACAGTCAACGCGCTCCCCGGCACTGCCGCCGCCATTCGGGTGAGTGCGATCATGGCCGAGGCCAGAAAATTGAGAAAAAGATTTCCTCCGGCGATCAGCGTGCCGAACCATTCAAAGTTGATGAGATCTGCTCCCGCAGCAAATGTGCTTGTCACAAAGGTGAGGGGAACAAGAATTGAGGCAACGGGAATGAGAAAAAAATTTGTCACCAGGCCCGCAAGTTGAATTTCCTGAAAATGAAAGGCTGTCAGGGGAGCCATCGTGGCCGATACAACCCCCTGGATGCCAGCGAACTGTAGTAGGCGAAATTTCCACCATCCCCATTCGACTAGGCGGTAAGGGGCATCAGGTCGAGGCAGTCGTCTCGCCGCGAGGATGATTGCCGCAACAGCGATGAACGATAGCTGAAACCCTGTGTCCCAGATAAAGCCCGGCTCGATGAGAAGAATCAAAAGGGCCGCCAGGAGAACCGAATGCATCGCTCCCCCGGGGCGCTCGAAAATTCGCGTTAAAAGATAAACAACAGCCATGATCGCCGCACGCACAGTGGAGACGCGCGCTCCCGTTAGAAGTGCAAACAGGATTACGACGGGAATGGTGGCCAGGGATGCCATTTTCAAGGGCGTTAAGACTATCGGGCGAATCGGGAAAATCCGTGGCGGTAGCCGAAGGCAAATGGCGAGAAACCCGAAATAGAAAAAGGCCGAAATAAAGCCCACGTGAAGGCCACTTATTGCCAGGATGTGGCTTGCACCTGCCAGGCGAA is from Nitrospinaceae bacterium and encodes:
- a CDS encoding thiamine pyrophosphate-binding protein; protein product: MARTGSRALLDALRENEAEYIFGIPGTLTLPFYDALIDFPVKPVITRHEQGAGFGADAYAKVSGKPGVIFTVPGPGGTNLATALQSAYEDSVPVVAITSALADNMRNKSAIHDVDMENALKSCVKKVLVPDSVAGIPPAVDAAFKWAVAGRPGPVQVVVKSNLLRAEEERVLRAPEFPLPEAPPALDEAALDKAAEMLLAAKRPVIYAGFGVEVSGCGRQLQLLASKLGAPIVTSIKGRGFLSEKDPLCFGVATFEGCEDMLSDADLCLAVGTGFGQFATLYYRVPIPENLIQIDIDPARLGRNYPAKLGIEADALEAIERILKRFEGTPELPPGEGHFRARTSKSVYAERLQAYMDKPASPPFDGLFVMKTIRDAFPPDTIFISDSSATQSWLMEQAFEIHRPRSVLLSEAYQSMGYAVPAAYGAKIGAPERTVCTIVGDGSFMMSCGELATAVSLGIDITYIIFNDGVYGALRHSQKYVYGERYIGTDINSPDFKTLAEAFGAVGHKVESGAEFAEALRESQSAGGVHVVDCPIDKNSLSSRWQRTVKTFAADPLSTEQPSR
- a CDS encoding ComEC family competence protein, whose protein sequence is MFPLDYITMGYIGALLLGGMSLPWNLQGGLWLAGLLAGVACLLRNRFREKSTATYLLLAGGGALVAMFALSLHQWAVPSHHLLRHMPRASATLIGHITRPLEHRAASKRPRVYIQVERLSVRGVEVPVRGQVRLTLSSAPTATYRVGDKILARRIRLQRPIRYRNPGAFNYREFLRLRDIHATAFTSPRSIELLARVEKGAFQRHLYAFRERMRNFLRISFPGVVGGFLEAITLGVREDLDSEVRESFRLAGASHILAISGLHVGFISAFFYFGFLAICLRLPPRIFPIRPIVLTPLKMASLATIPVVILFALLTGARVSTVRAAIMAVVYLLTRIFERPGGAMHSVLLAALLILLIEPGFIWDTGFQLSFIAVAAIILAARRLPRPDAPYRLVEWGWWKFRLLQFAGIQGVVSATMAPLTAFHFQEIQLAGLVTNFFLIPVASILVPLTFVTSTFAAGADLINFEWFGTLIAGGNLFLNFLASAMIALTRMAAAVPGSALTVARPHALQMALFLCALAAALGVRRAAGRKAGWAVVAASIIFIALPWSPSMATPNGQSALLLPDVGRKNIFFLRLPDGRGYAIDAGRQSRAKFDTWRNVLAPLLRNEGERSWEALILLARSGEYDSAQRELQTAMRLRRVIEIDKRGSILTRAPGNEGAEIIPAAGNGRTGLLWKTESRGTRLSFSRWEGHSQFLLEHGGARWLLLSGGSRYGAQRNRHRFKPRSLPKGKFDLVRAPERMLREEKVLDWLERVRPFAVIASPQSTRRLPYEQWQHIKRRQRALGVYRPWRGGMARASTSGRALGQGGRIERYAASSDWPKPSLGRWVRYYSGEERKRIRASKFK